Proteins from one Embleya scabrispora genomic window:
- a CDS encoding TetR/AcrR family transcriptional regulator, translated as MARERGGRADPARTLALLWRTGDGPTRGPKQGLTVDRVVRAAIELADADGLDALSMRAVAERLGVGTMSLYTYVPGKAELLHVMFDTVLGESALPDATGIGWRAALEQRARADRELAHRHPWVVRLWGPGLLLMGPRLTARGEAGLRTVADLGLSDAEMAHVVGLVDAYVRGVAQVTVDVGRDALAGGAGYDDWWAESTPYLEQLIRPTRFPTLTRVWEAGVYDQAPDAGFELGLRLVLDGIENLIRSRRPAAAPPAPQE; from the coding sequence GTGGCACGCGAACGGGGTGGGCGCGCGGATCCCGCGCGTACGCTCGCGCTGTTGTGGCGCACGGGCGACGGGCCCACCCGGGGGCCGAAGCAGGGGCTGACCGTGGATCGTGTCGTCCGCGCCGCGATCGAGCTCGCCGACGCCGACGGGCTCGACGCGTTGTCGATGCGCGCGGTCGCCGAACGCCTCGGCGTCGGCACCATGTCGCTCTACACCTACGTGCCGGGCAAGGCCGAGCTGCTGCACGTCATGTTCGACACCGTGCTGGGCGAGTCCGCCCTGCCCGACGCGACCGGGATCGGCTGGCGCGCGGCGCTCGAACAGCGCGCCCGCGCCGACCGGGAGTTGGCCCACCGACATCCGTGGGTGGTGCGCCTGTGGGGACCCGGGCTGCTGCTGATGGGCCCGCGACTCACCGCCCGGGGCGAGGCGGGACTGCGCACGGTCGCCGACCTCGGGTTGTCCGACGCCGAGATGGCGCACGTCGTCGGCCTCGTCGACGCCTACGTGCGAGGTGTCGCCCAGGTGACCGTCGACGTCGGTCGGGACGCGCTCGCCGGCGGCGCCGGCTACGACGACTGGTGGGCGGAGAGCACCCCCTATCTGGAACAACTGATCCGGCCCACCCGCTTCCCCACCCTCACCCGGGTGTGGGAGGCCGGCGTCTACGACCAGGCCCCCGACGCGGGCTTCGAGTTGGGCCTGCGCTTGGTCCTGGACGGCATCGAGAACCTGATCCGCTCGCGGCGACCCGCCGCCGCACCCCCGGCACCCCAGGAGTAA